One segment of Gemmatimonadales bacterium DNA contains the following:
- a CDS encoding SDR family oxidoreductase has protein sequence MTAPGSVTVDPAGPRPLAGRLAVVTGASRGIGLAAAVALRDAGAGVVRIARSLGRPAGGAASGAAGEGVHDGFEDFACDLTDRARTAAVISQVLAERGAPDVVVNNAGVFDRIPFEQSDPAELERQLMMNLVAPFAVARGFLPPMRARGSGMLITIGSVADHVAYPENTIYSAAKFGLRGLHETLAAEYRGTGVRCTLISPGPTDTAIWDPIDPDHRPGFLPRRAMLRPDDVAQAIVWAATRPAHVRIDWLRIEPAV, from the coding sequence GTGACGGCGCCGGGCTCGGTCACGGTGGATCCCGCCGGCCCGCGGCCGCTCGCCGGCCGGCTCGCCGTGGTGACCGGCGCGTCGCGCGGGATCGGGCTCGCCGCGGCGGTGGCGCTGCGCGACGCCGGTGCCGGCGTGGTGCGCATCGCGAGGAGCCTCGGCCGGCCCGCGGGCGGCGCGGCGAGTGGCGCCGCCGGCGAAGGCGTCCACGACGGCTTCGAGGACTTCGCCTGCGACCTCACCGACCGCGCGCGTACCGCGGCGGTGATCAGCCAGGTGCTCGCCGAGCGCGGCGCGCCCGACGTCGTGGTGAACAACGCCGGCGTGTTCGACCGGATTCCCTTCGAGCAGTCCGACCCGGCCGAGCTCGAGCGGCAGCTCATGATGAACCTGGTGGCGCCGTTCGCCGTCGCGCGCGGATTCCTGCCGCCGATGCGGGCACGCGGGAGCGGCATGCTCATCACCATCGGCAGCGTCGCCGACCACGTCGCCTACCCCGAGAACACGATCTACTCCGCCGCCAAGTTCGGGCTGCGCGGGCTGCACGAGACGCTCGCTGCCGAGTACCGGGGCACCGGTGTGCGGTGCACGCTCATCTCGCCCGGACCGACCGACACCGCCATCTGGGATCCGATCGATCCCGACCATCGCCCCGGCTTCCTGCCGCGCCGCGCCATGCTGCGCCCGGACGACGTGGCCCAGGCAATCGTCTGGGCCGCGACCCGCCCCGCGCACGTGCGCATCGACTGGCTCAGGATCGAGCCGGCGGTCTAG
- the folE gene encoding GTP cyclohydrolase I FolE, producing the protein MKATEPTAAEQVADPAARPERTAITHPEEPAPHPAPFAEYVREILADLGEDPGREGLLKTPERVEASLRWLTQGYNQSVADAVGDAVFEEEHQSMIMVRDIELYSLCEHHMLPFFGRAHVAYIPKGKILGLSKVARIVDVFARRLQVQERLTDQIADAVMEVIEPHGVGVVIEAAHFCMMMRGVQKQNSRTVTSALRGIFRDDSKTRDEFLRLAHNHAGE; encoded by the coding sequence ATGAAGGCCACTGAGCCCACGGCCGCCGAGCAGGTCGCGGACCCGGCGGCGCGCCCCGAGCGCACTGCCATCACCCATCCCGAGGAGCCGGCGCCGCATCCGGCGCCGTTCGCCGAGTACGTGCGCGAAATCCTCGCCGACCTGGGCGAGGACCCCGGCCGCGAGGGCCTGCTCAAGACGCCGGAGCGGGTCGAGGCATCGCTCCGCTGGCTCACCCAGGGGTACAACCAGTCGGTCGCCGACGCGGTGGGCGACGCCGTGTTCGAGGAAGAGCACCAGAGCATGATCATGGTGCGCGACATCGAGCTGTACTCGCTCTGCGAGCACCATATGCTGCCATTCTTCGGCCGCGCCCACGTCGCCTACATCCCGAAAGGCAAGATTCTCGGCCTCTCCAAGGTCGCGCGCATCGTGGACGTCTTTGCCCGGCGCTTGCAGGTGCAGGAGCGCCTCACCGACCAGATCGCGGACGCGGTGATGGAGGTCATCGAGCCGCACGGCGTGGGCGTCGTGATCGAGGCGGCGCACTTCTGCATGATGATGCGCGGCGTGCAGAAACAGAACTCGCGCACCGTGACCAGCGCGCTCCGCGGCATTTTCCGCGACGATTCCAAGACCCGCGACGAATTCCTGCGGCTCGCGCACAACCACGCGGGGGAGTGA
- a CDS encoding 6-carboxytetrahydropterin synthase: protein MTRRVHFNAAHRLYNPEHSDEWNRTTYGKCANPNFHGHNYEMDITVEGDIDPDTGYVFDLTHLHRLAEERVLRHLDHKNLNVDVPWFTELIPTAENIAVVCWRQLCPALPAGLTLRLRLWETPRNYVDYEGH from the coding sequence GTGACGCGGCGCGTGCACTTCAACGCCGCGCACCGTCTCTACAACCCCGAGCACTCTGACGAGTGGAATCGTACGACCTACGGGAAGTGCGCCAATCCGAATTTCCACGGCCACAACTACGAGATGGACATCACGGTCGAAGGCGACATCGACCCTGACACCGGTTACGTCTTCGACCTGACCCACCTGCACCGGCTGGCCGAGGAACGCGTCCTCCGGCATCTCGACCACAAGAACCTCAACGTCGACGTGCCATGGTTCACCGAGCTCATCCCCACCGCGGAAAACATCGCCGTCGTCTGCTGGCGTCAGCTCTGTCCCGCGCTGCCGGCCGGTCTCACCCTGCGGCTCCGCTTGTGGGAGACGCCGCGCAACTACGTGGATTATGAAGGCCACTGA
- a CDS encoding SLC13 family permease: MALAIFAVTYFLIAVQRVSWLHLNRPAAALIGAVAMVTLGGLPLDEAYRAVDLDVMVFLLGLMILVGHLDAGGFFSAAADWLLRRARTPRALLVLVIVGAGLLSALFVNDTVCLVFTPVLLAALLPLGVRPTPYLVALAMGANVGSALTIVGNPQNMLIGIWSGIGFGAFALRMLPAVAGGLAITCGMLLWIYRAELGKPFGDIPRPAPPPLDRPLVITALAIFAVAVAAWLAGASLPLVAIAAGALMLALARRDPTPALARVEWSLLLFFAALFVVMRGLERSGALAFISDRGAQEIALGGRWTTALAVSGVMVVLSNLISNVPAVLLWRTVVPALPHPRLVWQVMALSATFAGNLLLIGSVANLIVAERAEARGVRIGYWEYARAGVPVTLVTLAWGIAALVLLG; encoded by the coding sequence GTGGCGCTCGCGATCTTCGCGGTCACCTACTTCCTCATTGCGGTGCAGCGGGTGAGCTGGCTGCACCTCAACCGGCCAGCGGCGGCGCTCATCGGCGCGGTCGCCATGGTCACGCTCGGCGGGCTGCCGCTCGACGAGGCGTACCGCGCCGTCGACCTCGACGTCATGGTGTTCCTGCTCGGGCTCATGATCCTGGTGGGCCACCTCGACGCGGGTGGGTTCTTCAGCGCGGCGGCGGACTGGCTGCTGCGGCGGGCGCGCACGCCGCGCGCGCTCCTCGTGCTCGTGATAGTCGGCGCGGGGCTCCTCTCGGCGCTCTTCGTGAACGACACCGTATGCCTCGTGTTCACCCCGGTGCTGCTCGCCGCGCTCCTGCCACTGGGCGTGCGGCCGACGCCGTATCTCGTCGCCCTCGCCATGGGCGCCAACGTCGGCTCGGCGCTCACCATCGTGGGCAACCCGCAGAACATGCTGATCGGGATCTGGAGCGGCATCGGCTTCGGCGCGTTCGCGCTGCGGATGCTGCCGGCGGTGGCGGGCGGCCTCGCGATCACCTGCGGCATGCTGCTCTGGATTTACCGGGCCGAGTTGGGCAAGCCGTTCGGCGACATCCCGCGCCCCGCGCCGCCGCCGCTCGACCGCCCGCTCGTCATCACTGCGCTCGCGATCTTTGCGGTCGCGGTCGCGGCGTGGCTCGCCGGGGCCAGCCTGCCCCTCGTCGCGATTGCGGCGGGCGCGCTGATGCTGGCACTCGCGCGGCGCGACCCGACGCCGGCGCTCGCGCGGGTGGAGTGGTCGCTGCTGCTCTTCTTCGCGGCACTCTTCGTGGTGATGCGGGGGCTCGAGCGCTCGGGCGCGCTCGCGTTCATCAGCGACCGCGGGGCGCAGGAGATCGCGCTCGGCGGTCGCTGGACGACCGCACTCGCCGTAAGCGGCGTGATGGTAGTGCTCTCGAACCTGATCAGCAACGTGCCCGCCGTGCTGCTCTGGCGCACGGTGGTGCCGGCGCTGCCGCACCCGCGGCTCGTATGGCAGGTGATGGCGCTGAGCGCGACCTTCGCGGGCAATCTGCTCCTGATCGGCTCGGTGGCGAACCTGATCGTGGCCGAGCGGGCGGAGGCGCGCGGCGTGCGGATCGGCTACTGGGAGTATGCCCGCGCCGGCGTTCCCGTGACGCTCGTCACGCTCGCGTGGGGCATTGCGGCGCTGGTGCTGCTCGGATAA
- a CDS encoding GNAT family N-acetyltransferase, which translates to MWRPDRSVRGPDRATLRDVDPLNRVFAEAFTDRYSRDGLVGVRVPQLNPAIWRYALEDAGDGAMVWRDAEGQLVGFNVVHRSGSEGWMGPLAVRPDRQGEGLGSTMVQAGVDWLKSQGARTIGLETMPRTVENIGFYSRLGFIPGHLTITLIRDVARRPGDVGERLSEAGTALPARLAECRALTERVAPGIDFTRELQLTHELRVGDTCIVRRDGRITGFALWHSAPLAVGRPKDEVRVLKLVAETLDDVDRALEAVHRAAQLERARRLAIRCQTAYAEVYHHLTEQGFRVHWTDLRMILRGHAQAGPRAGIVLSNWEI; encoded by the coding sequence ATGTGGCGGCCTGACCGGAGCGTCCGCGGCCCCGACCGCGCGACGCTGCGCGACGTGGACCCGCTCAACCGCGTCTTCGCGGAGGCGTTCACCGACCGCTACAGCCGCGACGGCCTCGTCGGCGTGCGGGTGCCGCAGTTGAATCCCGCGATCTGGCGGTACGCACTGGAGGACGCCGGCGACGGCGCCATGGTCTGGCGCGACGCCGAGGGCCAGCTCGTCGGCTTCAACGTGGTCCACCGGTCGGGCAGCGAGGGATGGATGGGGCCGCTTGCCGTGCGCCCCGACCGGCAGGGCGAGGGGCTCGGCTCCACGATGGTGCAGGCCGGCGTCGACTGGCTCAAGTCACAGGGCGCCCGCACCATCGGTCTCGAGACCATGCCGCGCACCGTCGAGAACATCGGGTTCTACAGCCGGCTTGGCTTCATCCCCGGCCATCTCACGATCACGCTGATCCGCGACGTCGCGCGCCGCCCGGGCGACGTCGGCGAGCGGCTCTCCGAGGCCGGTACCGCGCTTCCCGCCCGCCTGGCCGAGTGCCGCGCGCTCACCGAGCGGGTGGCGCCGGGCATCGACTTCACCCGCGAGCTGCAGCTCACCCACGAGCTGCGCGTGGGCGATACCTGCATCGTGCGGCGCGATGGGCGGATCACCGGGTTCGCGCTCTGGCACTCGGCGCCGCTCGCGGTGGGGCGGCCCAAGGACGAAGTGCGGGTCTTGAAGCTCGTGGCCGAAACGCTCGACGACGTGGACCGCGCGCTCGAGGCCGTCCACCGCGCCGCCCAACTCGAGCGCGCGCGGCGGCTCGCCATCCGCTGCCAGACCGCCTACGCCGAGGTCTATCACCATCTCACGGAGCAAGGCTTCCGGGTCCACTGGACCGACCTCCGCATGATCCTTCGCGGGCATGCGCAGGCGGGGCCGCGGGCTGGCATCGTCCTGTCGAACTGGGAAATCTGA
- a CDS encoding SMC family ATPase, producing MQIHRLRLVNFRQHELTELDFGAGLTGIVGPNGAGKTTLLEAIAWAMYGATAARGGRDSIKRRGAPPRSRVEVELEFSLGRHRYRVVRSLFNAELYQDGEPAPIANSVNAVTERITRLLGMTRDEFFNTYFTGQKELAVMAAMKSAERAQFLSRVLGYERISKAQERLREKRSALRARHEALRSSLADPAALEAEAERATARLAAATSASASAVSAAESAAARLAEARPHSERLQQLRDRALALETERRIGEHAAEAAAERVERLDHQVAEATAARARLEELWHDLEPLAALRDEAAQLRAGADAFAMRRQIEAQLVELNARSAALDERHARLPAPDAVAGAAARVAEIRAALAASTLEAEEQRTVWVRDAQDAQTKRKGLLDQFHELKQQRERIVAAGREGDCPTCARPLGDEFETVLGVLDRQLDEVVYHGNFYKHRIEQLAQEPPALVEADGRRLALEQELGAAAADSGRLAAERRDAAALVAERDSLAARVRELEAALARLPGGYDRARHDEIQRRMEALEPLALQAERVRGTAERATALAAELAEARVAAGHAAEKVATLRARIAELSYDESAYRAARDAEQTAERERRDTELALVRARAEQAAAAEAAEGVACRRAERAAREAEAKIAAADYALHQELDRALNELRTDLNATLRPDLSELASGFVNDLTRGRYTELELDEDYGGRLLDGGEPRTVISGGEEDVANLALRLAISQMIAERAGQPLSLLVLDEIFGSLDEDRRAAVVELLRSLADRFPQVILITHVESVREGFDRVIRVGYDMAKGVAVVQEDAGGDIDVAA from the coding sequence ATGCAGATCCACCGCCTGCGCCTCGTCAACTTCCGCCAGCACGAGCTGACCGAGCTGGATTTCGGTGCCGGGCTCACCGGCATCGTGGGCCCGAATGGGGCGGGGAAGACGACGCTGCTCGAGGCGATTGCCTGGGCGATGTATGGTGCGACCGCGGCGCGCGGCGGCCGCGACTCGATCAAGCGGCGCGGCGCGCCGCCCCGCTCCCGGGTCGAAGTGGAGCTGGAGTTTTCGCTCGGGCGGCACCGCTATCGCGTCGTTCGCAGCCTCTTCAACGCCGAGCTGTACCAGGACGGCGAGCCCGCGCCGATCGCCAACAGCGTCAACGCCGTGACCGAGCGCATCACCCGGCTCCTGGGCATGACCCGCGACGAGTTCTTCAACACCTACTTCACCGGGCAGAAGGAGCTCGCGGTGATGGCGGCGATGAAATCCGCCGAGCGGGCCCAGTTCCTTTCCCGCGTGCTCGGGTACGAGCGGATCAGCAAGGCGCAGGAGCGGCTCCGGGAGAAGCGTTCGGCGCTGCGCGCGCGGCACGAGGCCCTCCGGTCGAGCCTTGCGGACCCGGCGGCGCTCGAGGCGGAAGCCGAGCGAGCGACGGCGCGGCTCGCGGCGGCCACGTCGGCCAGTGCGTCGGCGGTGTCGGCCGCCGAATCTGCCGCGGCGCGTCTGGCCGAAGCCCGGCCTCACTCGGAGCGCCTGCAGCAGCTCCGCGACCGCGCGCTCGCGCTCGAGACCGAGCGGCGGATCGGCGAGCACGCAGCGGAAGCCGCCGCCGAGCGCGTCGAACGGCTGGATCATCAGGTGGCGGAGGCGACCGCGGCGCGCGCCCGTCTGGAGGAGCTGTGGCACGACCTGGAGCCGCTGGCCGCGCTCCGGGACGAAGCGGCGCAGTTGCGCGCCGGCGCGGACGCCTTTGCCATGCGCCGGCAGATCGAGGCGCAGCTCGTGGAGCTCAACGCCCGGTCCGCGGCGCTCGACGAGCGGCACGCCCGCCTCCCCGCGCCCGACGCGGTGGCGGGCGCAGCGGCGCGCGTGGCCGAGATCCGCGCTGCACTCGCCGCGAGCACGCTCGAGGCGGAGGAGCAGCGCACCGTATGGGTGCGCGACGCGCAGGACGCGCAGACCAAGCGGAAGGGTTTGCTGGATCAGTTTCACGAGCTCAAGCAGCAGCGCGAGCGGATCGTGGCCGCCGGGCGCGAGGGCGACTGCCCCACCTGCGCCCGCCCGCTCGGCGACGAGTTCGAGACGGTGCTCGGCGTGCTCGACCGCCAGCTCGACGAGGTGGTGTATCACGGCAACTTCTACAAGCATCGCATCGAGCAGCTCGCGCAGGAGCCGCCCGCGCTGGTCGAGGCCGACGGGCGGCGCCTCGCGCTCGAGCAGGAGCTGGGCGCGGCGGCGGCCGACTCGGGGCGGCTCGCCGCCGAGCGGCGGGACGCGGCCGCGCTCGTGGCGGAGCGCGATTCGCTGGCGGCGCGCGTGCGCGAGCTCGAGGCCGCGCTCGCGCGGCTCCCCGGCGGCTACGATCGCGCGCGGCACGACGAGATTCAGCGCCGGATGGAGGCGCTGGAGCCGCTCGCGCTGCAGGCGGAGCGGGTCCGCGGTACCGCAGAGCGCGCCACGGCGCTTGCGGCCGAGCTGGCGGAGGCGCGCGTGGCAGCCGGCCACGCGGCGGAAAAGGTCGCGACACTGCGTGCGCGGATCGCCGAGTTGAGCTACGACGAGTCCGCATACCGCGCCGCACGCGATGCCGAGCAAACCGCCGAGCGCGAGCGGCGCGATACCGAGCTGGCACTCGTCCGCGCGCGCGCCGAGCAGGCGGCGGCGGCGGAGGCGGCGGAGGGCGTGGCATGCCGCCGCGCCGAGCGGGCCGCGCGCGAAGCCGAAGCGAAGATCGCGGCAGCCGACTACGCGCTGCACCAGGAGCTGGACCGCGCGCTCAACGAGCTGCGGACCGACCTCAACGCCACGCTTCGGCCCGACCTCTCCGAGCTTGCCTCCGGCTTCGTCAACGATCTCACCCGCGGGCGGTACACCGAGCTGGAGCTGGACGAGGACTACGGCGGCAGGCTGCTCGACGGCGGCGAGCCCCGGACCGTCATCTCGGGCGGTGAGGAGGACGTGGCCAACCTGGCGCTGCGGCTCGCAATCAGCCAGATGATCGCCGAGCGGGCGGGGCAGCCGCTGTCGCTCCTCGTCCTCGACGAAATCTTCGGCTCGCTGGACGAGGACCGCCGGGCGGCGGTGGTCGAGCTGCTGCGGAGTCTGGCCGACCGATTCCCGCAGGTTATTCTCATCACCCACGTCGAATCGGTGCGCGAAGGCTTCGATCGGGTGATCCGGGTGGGGTACGACATGGCCAAGGGGGTGGCCGTGGTGCAGGAGGACGCGGGGGGCGATATCGATGTGGCGGCCTGA
- a CDS encoding exonuclease SbcCD subunit D has translation MKLAHIADPHLGVRQYHRQTPSGINQREADVANAFRAAVDGVIEARPDAVLMAGDLFHSVRPTNAAIVFAFRQFQRLREALPGAPIVLIAGNHDTPRSAETGSILRLFAELGIDVAADEARRLVYPALDLSVLAIPHQALAAGERPALAPEGGERHQVLLLHGEVEGVLPADRAALEYGGAAVAPSEIMAGAWSYVALGHYHVRHEVAPRAWYAGALDYVSPNLWGELEDERRLGTAGKGWLLVELESGTVEPRLVPPVRRVLDLPPIRGEGMSAAALDVAIADALACAPGGITDAVVRLRVLDVPRHVARALDHTAIRARKAEALHLNLDVRRPEVRETVGVGAPGRRQTLPELVRAYLGRRVLPAEIDRETFVRTGVELIDAVERDAAAT, from the coding sequence GTGAAGCTCGCCCACATCGCCGATCCCCACCTCGGGGTCCGGCAATATCACCGGCAGACCCCGTCCGGCATCAACCAGCGTGAGGCCGACGTCGCCAACGCATTCCGGGCGGCGGTGGACGGCGTCATCGAGGCGCGCCCCGACGCCGTGCTCATGGCCGGAGACCTCTTCCACTCGGTGCGGCCGACCAACGCGGCCATCGTCTTCGCCTTCCGCCAGTTCCAGCGGTTGCGCGAAGCCCTCCCCGGCGCGCCCATCGTGCTCATCGCCGGTAACCACGACACGCCGCGCTCGGCCGAGACCGGCTCGATCCTCCGCCTTTTCGCCGAGCTCGGAATCGACGTCGCTGCCGACGAAGCACGGCGGCTCGTCTACCCTGCGCTCGACCTGAGCGTGCTCGCCATTCCCCATCAGGCGCTTGCCGCCGGCGAGCGGCCGGCGCTCGCCCCCGAAGGTGGTGAGCGGCATCAGGTGCTGCTGCTGCATGGAGAGGTCGAGGGCGTGCTCCCCGCGGACCGGGCCGCCCTCGAGTACGGCGGCGCCGCCGTCGCCCCGAGCGAGATTATGGCGGGTGCCTGGAGCTATGTCGCGCTCGGCCACTATCACGTTCGGCACGAGGTGGCGCCGCGCGCGTGGTACGCCGGAGCGCTCGACTACGTGAGCCCGAATCTCTGGGGTGAGCTGGAGGATGAGCGGCGCCTTGGCACGGCCGGCAAGGGATGGCTGCTGGTGGAGCTCGAGAGCGGCACCGTGGAGCCCCGGCTGGTGCCGCCGGTACGCCGCGTGCTCGATCTCCCGCCGATCAGGGGCGAAGGTATGAGCGCCGCCGCGCTCGACGTCGCCATCGCCGACGCGCTGGCCTGCGCTCCCGGCGGCATCACCGACGCGGTCGTGCGGCTTCGGGTGCTCGACGTGCCGCGCCACGTGGCCCGCGCGCTCGACCACACCGCGATCCGCGCCCGGAAGGCCGAGGCGCTCCATCTCAACCTCGACGTCCGGCGCCCCGAAGTGCGCGAAACCGTCGGCGTGGGCGCGCCAGGCCGGCGCCAGACGCTGCCGGAGCTGGTGCGCGCCTATCTCGGCCGCCGGGTGCTCCCGGCCGAGATCGACCGCGAGACATTCGTGCGCACCGGCGTCGAGCTGATCGACGCGGTCGAGCGCGACGCGGCGGCCACCTGA
- a CDS encoding MarR family transcriptional regulator, with the protein MGSQTSLDRHGTTAVLDGLRRIVQTLRLSSVKAQRATGLSGAQLFVLQQLAEAPAQSLNDLAERTRTHQSSVSVIVTRLVGRGLVSRRRSPEDARRLLLELSPGGHALLADAPETAQGRLLEALEGLPARSLRPLGASLHLIADALGGGSPGGPPELFFEPPHGGRRSHRQKGR; encoded by the coding sequence ATGGGCTCCCAAACTTCGCTCGATCGACACGGCACGACGGCGGTACTCGACGGGCTGCGCCGGATCGTGCAGACGCTCCGGCTCTCGAGCGTCAAGGCGCAGCGCGCCACCGGCCTGAGCGGCGCGCAGCTCTTCGTCCTGCAGCAGCTTGCCGAGGCGCCGGCCCAGTCGCTCAACGATCTGGCCGAGCGCACCCGCACCCATCAGAGCTCGGTGTCAGTGATCGTCACCCGGCTGGTGGGGCGTGGGCTCGTCTCGCGCCGGCGCTCACCGGAGGACGCCCGGCGCCTGCTCCTCGAGCTGTCTCCGGGCGGCCACGCATTGCTCGCCGACGCACCCGAAACGGCGCAGGGTCGCCTCCTCGAGGCGCTCGAGGGATTGCCGGCGCGCTCGCTCCGGCCGCTCGGCGCCAGTCTCCACCTGATCGCCGATGCGCTCGGCGGTGGCTCCCCGGGCGGCCCACCCGAGCTCTTCTTCGAACCGCCGCACGGCGGTCGGCGGTCACACCGCCAGAAAGGCCGCTGA
- a CDS encoding chloride channel protein, with the protein MPDHEASRASTTGGLPVAPALGPALDQLRFPHEETGANRRLLEVSALSIVIGLGGALSAEILVRLIALITNISFYGRWSVTRVSPSDHLLGLWVVLVPIVGGLIVGVMARYGSPAVRGHGIPEAMERVLFAESRIAPRIMLLKPLSAAVSIGTGGPFGAEGPIIATGGALGSVIGQFLKITADERKTLLAAGAAAGMAAIFSAPVSAVLLAVELLLFEYRPRSIIPVALASATATAAWMVFHGPQPVFAMSNLAQPSWQALVSYLVLGAIVGVASVFVTRSVYAVEDAFERLPIHWMWWPAIGAVAVGVLGYIQPDILGVGYDNIREVLNGAIVGKALVLLVVLKFISWTVALGSGTSGGTLAPLFTIGGGLGLVLGRLVSGWAPGLGIDSRIAALVGMAAMFAGASRALLTSIVFAFETTRQPLGLMPLLLGCSAAYIISLAGMRNSIMTERLARRGAPIRTDYAVDYLTRLLVREVVAPGLVTVAANDTIEKVREWIAEGTPESQHHGYPVVDGAGTLIGVVTLRDIANPKVDPNAPVASVIRRPPAVIYEDNTLREAADHMVEEGVGRLVVVKREAPWQMLGLISRSDLLEAHRSRLAARRAGRTLDIRTTAARFGLEWGHVPAEPAARAQENGGERKG; encoded by the coding sequence GTGCCGGACCACGAAGCGAGCCGCGCCTCGACCACGGGCGGCTTGCCAGTCGCGCCCGCGCTCGGGCCCGCCCTCGACCAACTCCGCTTTCCGCACGAGGAGACAGGCGCCAACCGGCGCCTGCTCGAGGTATCGGCGCTCTCGATCGTGATCGGCCTGGGGGGCGCGCTGTCGGCCGAAATCCTCGTCCGGCTCATCGCGCTGATCACCAACATTTCGTTCTACGGGCGCTGGTCGGTCACCAGAGTTTCTCCCTCTGACCATCTGCTCGGGCTCTGGGTCGTGCTGGTGCCGATCGTGGGCGGCCTCATCGTGGGTGTCATGGCCCGCTACGGCTCGCCCGCCGTTCGCGGGCACGGCATTCCCGAGGCGATGGAGCGGGTGCTCTTCGCCGAGAGCCGCATCGCGCCGCGCATCATGCTGCTGAAGCCGCTCTCGGCGGCCGTATCGATCGGCACCGGCGGCCCGTTCGGCGCCGAGGGACCGATCATCGCGACCGGCGGCGCGCTGGGCTCGGTCATCGGCCAGTTCCTCAAGATCACGGCGGACGAACGCAAGACGCTCCTCGCGGCGGGTGCCGCGGCCGGCATGGCGGCCATCTTCTCGGCGCCGGTATCGGCGGTGCTGCTCGCGGTCGAGCTGCTGCTCTTCGAGTATCGCCCGCGGTCAATCATTCCGGTGGCGCTCGCGAGCGCCACCGCGACCGCGGCGTGGATGGTATTCCACGGGCCGCAACCGGTGTTCGCGATGTCAAACCTGGCGCAGCCAAGCTGGCAGGCGCTGGTGTCGTACCTGGTGCTCGGCGCGATCGTGGGCGTGGCCTCGGTGTTCGTCACCCGGAGCGTGTACGCGGTGGAGGATGCCTTCGAGCGGCTGCCGATCCACTGGATGTGGTGGCCGGCCATCGGCGCGGTCGCGGTCGGCGTGCTGGGCTACATCCAGCCCGACATTCTGGGCGTAGGGTACGACAACATCCGCGAGGTGCTGAACGGCGCGATCGTCGGGAAGGCGCTCGTGCTGCTCGTCGTCCTCAAGTTCATCTCATGGACGGTGGCACTCGGCAGCGGCACGTCCGGCGGTACGCTGGCGCCGTTGTTCACCATCGGCGGCGGACTCGGCCTCGTGCTCGGGCGCCTCGTGTCGGGCTGGGCGCCGGGGCTCGGCATCGATTCCAGGATCGCGGCGCTCGTTGGCATGGCGGCGATGTTCGCGGGGGCGTCGCGCGCGCTGCTCACCTCGATCGTGTTCGCCTTCGAGACTACCCGGCAGCCGCTCGGCCTGATGCCCCTGCTCCTCGGGTGCAGCGCGGCCTATATCATTTCGCTCGCTGGCATGCGCAACTCGATCATGACCGAGCGGCTGGCGCGGCGCGGCGCCCCGATCCGCACCGACTACGCGGTGGACTACCTCACCCGGCTGCTGGTGCGCGAAGTCGTGGCGCCCGGTCTCGTCACGGTCGCGGCCAATGACACCATCGAGAAGGTGCGCGAGTGGATCGCGGAAGGCACGCCCGAGTCGCAGCACCACGGGTATCCGGTGGTGGACGGCGCCGGCACGCTGATCGGAGTAGTGACGCTGCGCGACATCGCCAATCCGAAGGTCGACCCGAACGCGCCGGTTGCGTCGGTCATCCGGCGGCCGCCGGCCGTGATCTACGAGGACAACACCCTGCGCGAGGCGGCCGACCACATGGTGGAGGAGGGAGTGGGCCGGCTGGTGGTGGTGAAGCGCGAGGCGCCGTGGCAGATGCTGGGGCTCATCTCGCGGAGCGACCTGCTCGAGGCGCACCGCTCACGGCTTGCGGCGCGCCGGGCCGGGCGGACGCTTGACATCCGGACGACGGCGGCGCGATTCGGGCTCGAGTGGGGGCACGTGCCGGCGGAACCGGCGGCGCGGGCGCAGGAGAATGGGGGGGAGCGGAAGGGGTAG